A single region of the Chiroxiphia lanceolata isolate bChiLan1 chromosome 22, bChiLan1.pri, whole genome shotgun sequence genome encodes:
- the MXRA8 gene encoding matrix remodeling-associated protein 8, giving the protein MEQLVKLLLWHILLQQSSVCSYSVPADASNPESVVVSVLNISAVLGSQAVLPCKSHRMVWTQDRLNDRQRVVHWDVHSTYYGDNKMERLCDMYSAGDQRVYSSYNRGRIFMPENAFVEGNFSLVIKGVAESDEGIYSCNLHHHYCHLYETEKIQLTITKKAEDAGEFWDGEKPVVVALQGSTVTLPCVNRNHIWTERHSEEEQQVVHWDRQPPGVPHDRADRLVDLYASGERRSYGPLFVRRKMNVTDAAFALGDFSLRISELESADEGTYSCHLHHHYCGLHERRIYRVSVTEPVARERKVVNLTTHNVAPAVDPNIVRGHNVINVIIPESRMHFFQQLGYILATLLLFIVLLIIVVLVTRKRRQRGYEYNVKKYGEKDVNLKEFTVDTTDLTPHKSEDIRLDYKNNILKEKAEQARSFPAKNIDLDKDFRKEYCK; this is encoded by the exons ATGGAGCAACTTGTAAAACTCCTCCTGTGGCACATTTTGCTTCAGCAAA GTTCTGTGTGTTCATATTCAG TGCCAGCTGATGCCTCCAACCCAGAGAGCGTGGTGGTGTCCGTGCTGAAcatcagtgctgtgctgggctctcaGGCCGTGCTGCCCTGCAAGAGCCACCGCATGGTGTGGACCCAGGACCGGCTCAACGACCGGCAGCGCGTCGTGCACTGGGACGTGCACAGCACCTACTACGGGGACAACAAGATGGAGAGGCTCTGTGACATGTACTCTGCTGGGGACCAGCGTGTCTACAGCTCCTACAACAGGGGCAGGATCTTCATGCCCGAGAACGCCTTTGTAGAGGGCAACTTCTCCCTGGTGATCAAAG GtgttgcagagagtgatgaaGGCATATACTCCTGTAATCTTCACCATCACTACTGCCACTTGTATGAAACTGAGAAAATCCAGCTCACCATCACCAAGAAAG CCGAGGACGCCGGCGAGTtctgggatggggagaagcCGGTGGTGGTGGCCCTGCAGGGCAGCACGGTGACGCTGCCCTGCGTCAACCGCAACCACATCTGGACGGAGCGGCACAgcgaggaggagcagcaggtcGTGCACTGGGACCGGCAGCCCCCCGGGGTGCCCCACGACCGCGCCGACCGCCTCGTCGACCTGTACGCCTCCGGCGAGCGCCGCTCCTACGGGCCCCTCTTCGTGCGCCGCAAGATGAACGTCACCGACGCCGCCTTCGCCCTGGGCGACTTCTCCCTGCGGATCTCGGAGCTGGAGAGCGCCGATGAGGGCACCTACTCCTGCCACCTGCACCACCACTACTGCGGCCTGCACGAGCGCAGGATCTACCGCGTCTCTGTGACCGAGCCCGTGGCCAGGGAGAGGAAGGTGGTGAACCTCACCACCCACAACGTCGCCCCGGCCGTAG ACCCAAACATTGTCAGGGGCCACAATGTGATAAATGTCATCATCCCTGAGAGCAGGATGCActtcttccagcagctgggatACATCCTGGCAACCCTGCTGCTCTTCATCGTCCTCCTCATCATCGTGGTGCTCGTCACCCGCAAGCGCCGGCAGAGAG GTTATGAATATAACGTGAAGAAATATGGAGA gaaggatgtgaaCCTTAAGGAATTTACAGTGGACACAACAGATCTGACCCCACACAAAAGCGAAGACATCAGGCTGG ATTACAAAAACAACATCCTGAAGGAGAAGGCTGAGCAAGCCAGAAGCTTCCCAGCAAAGAACATTGATTTAGACAAAG ATTTCAGGAAGGAATATTGTAAATGA